A genome region from Schistocerca americana isolate TAMUIC-IGC-003095 chromosome 1, iqSchAmer2.1, whole genome shotgun sequence includes the following:
- the LOC124594315 gene encoding uncharacterized protein LOC124594315, which produces MLRRRFWIPNGRNTVKGVIRKCIKCFRLKSKTAVQLMGQLPAARVNQSHPFQHCGADYAGPIAVKHGGRRSKITTKAYIALFICMATKAIHLELVSDLVTSSFMAALRRFIARRGKPSHMYSDNGTTFVGADNELKRFLSNDVTVEGVVNHSTSEGISWRFTPPRALHFGGLW; this is translated from the coding sequence atgttgcgtaggaggttctggatccccaatgggcgtaacacagtcaagggagttatcagaaaatgtataaaatgctttaggcttaagtccaagacagcagttcaactcatgggtcagctacctgcagctagagtaaaccagtctcatccattccagcactgtggagcagattatgcaggccctattgctgtaaagcatggtggaaggcggagtaaaattaccaccaaggcttatattgctttattcatttgcatggcaaccaaggccatccacttagaattagttagtgacttggtaacaagttcatttatggccgccctcaggagattcattgcaagaagagggaaaccttctcacatgtacagtgacaatggtaccacatttgtaggtgcagacaatgagcttaaacgttttctctccaacgatgttactgttgaaggtgtggtgaatcattcgacctcagagggaatcagttggaggttcactccacctcgtgcccttcactttggtggactctggtag